Genomic window (Haloarchaeobius salinus):
CTGCCGGCGCTGTCGAAGAACGGCGTCGTCGACTACGACAAGTCACGCGGCACCGTCGCGCGGACCGACGCGACCGCGACGTTCGCACCGTACCTGGGCGACAGACCGGTCGAGTCCGACGCGCCCGGCACTGACTGGAGCAAGCGGTACCTCGCGCTCGCCGGGGCCTTCGCGGTCGTCGTCGCTCTTGGCTGGCTGGGCGTGCCGCCGCTCGGGTCGATGCCGGGGTTCGTCTACGGCGGGCTGTTCGCCGGGACGCTCGCGGTCACCGCGGGCGTCCACCTCCGTACCGAGCGACGGACCGGCGAGACGGACCCGGAGATGGAACGGCCGCGGGACTGGGCGTTCTGGCGTCGCGACGGATAGCAGAAAGCGGGCGGCGGGGTTACGCGATGAGTTTCTCCTCGCCGCGCTCGACGACGACGCGACAGGGCGGGGAGATCTTGTTGTAGGCGCGGCGGAAGGCGTCCTTGACCTCGGGGGCCTGTTCGACGGTGCACCAGCAGGTGAACAGTCGCTCACCGTTCGGGACGCGGGCGGCGGTGCCGACGATCTTCCCGAAGGACTGGCGCATGCCGTCGGAGACACGGTCGGCACCCGCGCCGGTGGCCTGCTTGTTCTCGCGGATGACGTGGTGCGGGAACTTCCGGAGGATCATGTA
Coding sequences:
- a CDS encoding DUF7344 domain-containing protein, translating into MDTVAEGDGGSSATLESPDTSTTGREPTTDVVYQTLSNQRRRSVLRALLVTEQLTVRELTAYVAARECDVPVPSLEYKQRKRVYTSLVQTHLPALSKNGVVDYDKSRGTVARTDATATFAPYLGDRPVESDAPGTDWSKRYLALAGAFAVVVALGWLGVPPLGSMPGFVYGGLFAGTLAVTAGVHLRTERRTGETDPEMERPRDWAFWRRDG
- a CDS encoding 50S ribosomal protein L16, whose translation is MSDKPASMYREISKPAYTRREYITGIPGSKIAQHKMGDTASDPDDWPVQISLVLEEECQLRHGSLEASRLSANRHLIKTLGEGNYYMILRKFPHHVIRENKQATGAGADRVSDGMRQSFGKIVGTAARVPNGERLFTCWCTVEQAPEVKDAFRRAYNKISPPCRVVVERGEEKLIA